The sequence ggcacatatttaataaaaaacaaaaaagtttgtactttgctgatgtgtcctgggtcttaggaggttaactttgacctacttttcccaaaatgtaaccacatctattctgggtcactggcaatctataaacccaatttggtaggaattcaaccgatagttttgctgctatagacatgggaaattttgctcatgataagtaaatgggaaaaaaagattgaaaaattcattaaattttttttaatgttgacctactattcccaacatgtaataagatctattctaggtcactggaaatctataaacccaacctggtatgaattgaagtgatagttttgctgctagagtgttaccaaacaaacaaacaaactgaaccaaaaacaataccccttgcctccccttcagggggcagggtaataaaccaCAACTACAGGACAGTACATGCCTGGTTTAACAGATGGACCACACTTTAGGGTTTTAGACGCTGATTTTTCACTCAAAGAGTCGGAAATGGTGCAAGTGACTGTGGTGCCTTCATCCTGTGGCCTTAAGACAAAATGGAACGTGGGTCCACTCTGGGTTTGGTTCTTCACAGTCCAGTTGTAGGAGACGGATCTGTGAGAGGGTGAACTGCACTGGAGCCCAACTGTACAGGACTCATTCACTGCATGCCAGTCTAGGTAGATGGTACTCAGCTCAGGCTGCTTCGATAGGACCTCTAATGAGACAATGTAGACAGAGGTGATGATAAGTTGACATAAACATTACTACTGTAAAAACACTCCCAGGCCAAAGTCAAACACACAACATTGCACTGgatcacctttagctttgattactgcACGTATTCGCAGTGGCGGCATTAATCTTTTAAACACATATGTAATATGTGCAGGGGCTCAGgagggtcgtccaataaccagagggttggtggtttgacTCCTGCTCTggcctagtcatgtgccgttgtgtctccagtgtcactcacactagtgtatgaatatgtatgaatgtttggtggtggtcagaggagCTGTGGCAacagatggagtttaccaccaccactgtgtgaatgagtaatggatcaataatttgaagtgctatagaaatccaatctataattattataattaacccataaagacccaaacagccactagtgaccaaaaccatctactgatctaaactgtttaataccttctgatccactaatcctatcaatacatgtaaacaattggtgtaaaatacagtttatcatcttttcatgctcatcagatatgacccatttggacgttcagaagctccgtagtgaacatggaaacaccatcattttctccaacattgattcaccagcaaaactcatggagttggatcaatgacagtgaacggacacatttgtttttgctttcagttaatgatatttttgctgaaaaagtcactttttctctgtttctcatttaATAtcccttgaatttactctgagctttaatgaacatctacgtgaacagtgaattaaatatcggaaaatacctgattttcactgaaaagaatacaaaatgcagaggacagaattacaataaatagtgataaatcacttaacctataaaaacccagtgttacttttgtgtctagatttaacctttcttatgtgatttgtgttgttatttttttgtatgcATGTGCAGGATGTACAATATTTAACTTCcatcaataaaactatattaatgtatgtACGTGTACACTAATATGCTTAAATTACATAACCAAACTCAATGATTATGTTTTGAGAATAAGCAAATATGCAAATGTGGTTTTAGTCCATGTTTTACTGAGCACACACAAGGATAAAAACTCCCTTTGGAGATTTTTTCTTTGCttagaaggagggtctaaggatgggggatgcccaggacattcaTCCATTTGCTTCATCGACTGTTTACCTCACTAATTATTTGATTGTTTGCTTATATTCATATTCAACAAACTGAATTGAACTTAATCCTCAAATCAAACAAGTAAAAAGTATAAAACTAGAGAGAAACACTGAAGGTAAAATTCAATATAGTATCTTTATCATATAATGGAAATAATATGTTTATAACAATAAAAGTAAAATTGAAAACCTTTTTTAGGAACGTAAGTTATTAAATgcgtaaatttttattttaaagatGTGATTTGTCATAGAAACTATTTGAAACCCTAGGTATGTTTAGTGTCAGGAAACACCAACATTTAATATTAAAAGGTGGAGCTCTGACACCCATTAACCTATATGATAAAATAAAGGTCAGATAGTGCAGCTGAATAATGTATTTACAGATTCGCCGTCTTACCTTGAACCTGCAGAGTGATGCAGACACTTTCTCTTTGTTCGTCATTCACCAGTGAGACAAAAGTGAAGTTACCAGAGTCGTGAACAGTCAGTTTTGTTATTGTTAGACTGTAGTCTGTAGGGTTTAGGTCGACTCTGCCCAAGAATGGATGCTGTTCAGAAACCAAATCATCCTTATCTGCAATGGTGAAATTGTCATACTTCCAATATGCTGAGCTGACCCCTTCAGGGGGTAAATCTGAGGAAAGCACCACAGTTTCATCAACTTTTCCACTTTGTTGTTTCCACTTGGTAGCTTCCGCATctgaaacacacaagaaaaaaaaattgatttattcCACAAAAATCATTCTTACATATGACAATATGTCGTGAACATCCTTAGAGAGCAGAGTAAGTAAGAAATATACCATTCTGAGGAAAACCTTTCTAAGGTCCAGTAAAGTGTAACAGTTGTGCAGCAGTATTTGTATCCTACAGGATGGAGTGTGACACATAATGCCACAAAAAAAGGCACATAAAACAAGACATCccaaatagattagattagattagattagattagactttattgatccacacaatggggaaattacttTGTTACAGTAACAGCACAAGACGTAATAATAAAAGGTACATAATATAATGCAGTGTGGtgttatcttaacccataaaggcccaaacatccatcaccgaccagaagcatctactgatccaaactgttaaactctttaaaacctgatgcatcatcgctgacacaccctatGCATATGCAGTCTGGATGGctggaactctttcactgtttgtgcgacTGGAAAAACTCCAACAGTTTTTGAAACCTGAGACTTTGTGCTTTATAGATTTTATTGAGTCATTATGGtgatttcactcatgcctgtactagaagctgtaGAAGAAGCcggtttagcagaattataacatgctgtaaattgtaaatgactgctagatttggaaagatctgaaaaaaagggcaaatagactcactcacagcatattttctaaccttttggTAGTCAAAATTTACatattgttggtatgtaattatatcatgtaagttgacggttaactgttacctgtggtacaccaccaggaatgtacttgttctatttttttagacacattttagttatgcaatgtaaatgctgtcaaatgagttcattccaatttggtataggcctattttgttcattgttctggcttgaagtcaaaggacaggagtaagtatttaaaatgttattatgttcagttatttgatgatgagagtGGGGGGTGGGattaataagtttttcttcttcccactccttttcaagtatagatgaatgatttttttggaatttgaatttacatgattctgtaaatgctcgaaataaacaaacgaatgaatgaatgaatgaatgaatgaatgaaaataagaaaaaaaagtccaggcagaccattttaggctcagggtttaaagggttaatacctgttgattcattaatcctatcaatacatgtaaataattggtgttatagatcgcatttctgcggtttatagttgatagctgcaaaaagatgaccaaagcccatggaacagagatggttacagctgctgacggcatggagaacactttcggaaacaaagttaaTCTGTTTATAGTggtatcgatgactgctgatgacgtaacaggtctggaacgGTTGTCttatttcataggagaatgtttcaacccttaacccttgcagctccgtttcaaggggtggTGCCAAGTGCaaaggccaaggggtaggggtaagggggaggggccaagggctgaattgggattgggcctaatgCTGTGTCCCAGGCtgtttttgagcccataagtcatGACTTtaaaccacaactcacgactttgtaacattccaggcaagtcacgccaaactgcctgagcgcaaggaattgtgggagctagatgtaaacaaaccagcatggtggaccgtacgttatgctcatttacaatcatttctatagGCAAAGGTGCTTCTTCTtggcttatttgagggaaacagaggagtaaaaatggtgcatgaggcaagagaagctgttatatcttttatgtatttggtattcatttattcttgcactcagtggactgaaaactagctaactctagagtagctgctgattatgcagaacatttgcagataaatatcagagcaataccttgttttaataacaatttgcataaacagcacatccatggggggcgccattgctacatgatgtcagaactcagaactgggagtacattgatctagtatgagttcatgggtgggaagtcacaggtttgattgatattccagtgcatttacaccagtagaaggctagaaaaacacgagttatgggaggcctggaacgcagcattagtctgCAACagcaaattttcaaaataaaagcatgatctATTACAGTAAATCCAGATAATTATGTCAcaataatgttttattttatgagATCATTAAGTTTTCATGAGATATTAGTGGCAATACTAAGCTCATTTTGATAGAAAATAATGCTGTGATAAAATACTTATTGGAGAGATTATCATTTGTGAGCCAACTACTACTGGGTTAAAGTTGTCATGCTTAGTACAATGTGCACGAACTGGTGCTCAATCATAACTTCATCTGCCTTCCTCTTTTGCCCTCGACATATTTACTTCTGCTGTTACTGATAAATTCCCCCTAGCGACACATAAAGTtgatctgtatctatatctgtatctgttaAATGACAGGACACTTTGAAATCAGCTGATGTTTATATTTTCcttatatacagtcgcagaaaaaattgttagaaaacccttgttttcttcaatttcctgttcattttaatgcctggtacaactaaaagtacatttgtttggacaaatataatgataataacaaaaatacatcataaaagtttaatttcagagctgatatctatccattttccatggttttcttcttaataactaaaatcacttcagttcttccatcaatatctatggcattgtactgacaaaaacagtgcttttagacatgccattttttcttttctgtctgttttactcacatgatacacacaggagttagaacttgattgcacaaccactgtttttgattccttttgatggtctaataatttttttccgcgattGTAGAGTCTCAAACCTGCAGAGCTTCAGCAGTTTATTAACAACTAACATtttaacaaaaccaaaaacattgcAGCCTGAGTTTTAATGCAACCACAGACTGACCTCAGTGACGAAAATACCGCACAAGCTGTCTCGGTTTAACTCACTTTGGGTTGAGGGTTGTCTATTCTGATATATGTATATGTGACTGAAAATGTAGAAATGACAACAGCGTGTGATGGTTGGTACAAGTATCTAATAAGTGTCAACAACTATGTGAAAAACTGATATTGTGCATTAATGAACCATGTAAAAGctcagtgaatatatgcatttctaatagggatgtaacgatatgaaaatttcatatcacggttattgtgaccaaaattatcatggttattattattatcatggtattgttgaaattgtgctcaaaatgttcaaaaagtactaatacacacactgaaataatttaaccaaatgttattttgaaaaaacaaacaaacaaacaaacaaacaaacaaacaaacaaaaaaccccaagcaaaataattggtacaatgtaccttctgttgcagaaacattcaaatattaacccttagtggtctgagcctattttgtccgtttttcagtacttttgatttagcctttatatactatataaacaaatgtttactatacccaggtttggtatctttttttctatctcatctgcctactatttttttcactttaacttactatatcaacacaaaaggacaaaaaacacaaaactatataaaatctgatttgaaaaatgtatatacttattgcataaataacacaagatGCTTAAcggaccttttcaaagactttaaaagtgaatattggttccaaatattaggtatatacaattaaaattgtaataaatcaaaactatgctcaaatatttgacataaaagcagatcttataTAAgcattttctccagaaaagtgcggtaatcaaacacggttatcacaataattagaatttaaacagtaatagtaACCGTTGGcatttttactgtggtttatcattgtaccggtaatcgttacatccctaa comes from Sphaeramia orbicularis chromosome 18, fSphaOr1.1, whole genome shotgun sequence and encodes:
- the LOC115438252 gene encoding uncharacterized protein LOC115438252 isoform X1; its protein translation is MDGGRLRCLITFFTCNTLLLLVIFLHDAEATKWKQQSGKVDETVVLSSDLPPEGVSSAYWKYDNFTIADKDDLVSEQHPFLGRVDLNPTDYSLTITKLTVHDSGNFTFVSLVNDEQRESVCITLQVQEVLSKQPELSTIYLDWHAVNESCTVGLQCSSPSHRSVSYNWTVKNQTQSGPTFHFVLRPQDEGTTVTCTISDSLSEKSASKTLKCGPSVKPEPKSPTFIIILGVAGGSCLIIVIITGIIAVVCHRKHKRAVMGTESVYADISDVNVNGTSSTMTPCSVYETIDNRVSRDHKDMPAPQTVYDKIQLNRVTPGVS